In a genomic window of Streptomyces katrae:
- the ribD gene encoding bifunctional diaminohydroxyphosphoribosylaminopyrimidine deaminase/5-amino-6-(5-phosphoribosylamino)uracil reductase RibD — translation MRQEDPVATHTAQAAADPSITAMRRAIELASRGLGSTSPNPVVGCVITDPAGAVVGEGWHQRAGGPHAEVHALRAAGDAARGATAYVTLEPCNHTGRTGPCAQALIDAGITRVVYAVSDPNPQASGGGATLRGAGIATEAGLLADEAEQGNAAWLTSVRLGRPHVTWKYAATLDGRSAAEDGSSRWITSAESRADVHRLRAEADAVLVGGGTLRTDDPHLAVRGIDRAVQPLRVALDTRAALLPTARILDDAGPTLIVTGEDADTRHLPGADVLRLPLQDGRVPVAALLTELYDRGVRSVLLEGGPTLAGAFLEAGAVDRVVGYIAPALLGAGPAALGGAGITNIAHAVRLDITEAVRSGTDLRITAVPANAPKEH, via the coding sequence ATGAGGCAGGAGGACCCGGTGGCGACACACACCGCGCAGGCAGCAGCCGACCCGAGCATCACCGCGATGCGCCGGGCCATCGAGCTGGCCTCCCGCGGACTCGGCTCCACCAGCCCCAACCCCGTCGTCGGCTGCGTCATCACCGACCCCGCGGGCGCCGTCGTCGGCGAGGGCTGGCACCAGCGGGCCGGCGGCCCGCACGCCGAGGTCCACGCCCTGCGCGCGGCCGGGGACGCCGCCCGCGGCGCCACTGCCTACGTCACCCTCGAACCCTGCAACCACACCGGCCGTACCGGCCCCTGCGCGCAGGCGCTCATCGACGCCGGGATCACCCGCGTGGTCTACGCCGTCTCCGACCCGAACCCGCAGGCCAGCGGGGGCGGCGCCACCCTGCGCGGCGCCGGGATCGCCACCGAGGCGGGCCTCCTCGCCGACGAGGCAGAGCAGGGCAACGCCGCCTGGCTCACCTCCGTGCGCCTGGGCCGCCCCCACGTCACCTGGAAGTACGCCGCCACCCTCGACGGCCGCAGCGCCGCCGAGGACGGCAGCAGCCGCTGGATCACCTCCGCCGAGTCCCGCGCCGACGTCCACCGGCTGCGCGCCGAGGCCGACGCCGTCCTCGTCGGCGGCGGCACCCTGCGCACCGACGACCCCCACCTGGCCGTACGTGGCATCGACCGGGCCGTCCAGCCGCTGCGCGTCGCCCTCGACACCCGCGCCGCACTCCTCCCCACGGCCCGCATCCTCGACGACGCGGGCCCCACCCTGATCGTCACCGGCGAGGACGCCGACACCCGCCACCTGCCCGGCGCCGACGTCCTGCGGCTGCCCCTGCAGGACGGCCGGGTCCCCGTCGCCGCCCTGCTCACCGAGCTGTACGACCGCGGGGTGCGCTCCGTCCTCCTCGAAGGCGGACCCACCCTCGCCGGAGCCTTCCTGGAGGCCGGCGCCGTCGACCGCGTCGTCGGCTACATCGCCCCGGCCCTCCTCGGCGCCGGCCCCGCCGCCCTCGGCGGCGCCGGCATCACGAACATCGCCCACGCCGTACGCCTCGACATCACCGAGGCCGTCCGCAGCGGCACCGATCTGCGCATCACCGCCGTTCCCGCCAACGCCCCCAAGGAGCACTGA